Proteins encoded within one genomic window of Bradyrhizobium sp. CB1717:
- a CDS encoding GTP-binding protein, whose translation MPVPVLLVTGFLGAGKTTVVNHLLAHSEGRRIAAVVNDFGAINIDAELIAGASDGVVSLANGCICCSLEGDLLRTLATLLRRDPRPEYIVIETSGVADPADIVRNLMDPVILREAPLETVLCVLDAGTPPAALDDALLRSQLRVADIVALSKLDLADEGAAARMREAIRAQRVPAVVVDANHGEIPSALLFPAAVDRAPTPREPGPKRPAEERFETLSWTSDRPISLPRLQQAIGRLAPKLARAKGLFETVEQPGRQMVFQFAGGRATLAPGEAPPTGVPRTRIVFIAELGVLSQAELDWTMEACVAGG comes from the coding sequence ATGCCGGTCCCCGTTCTCCTGGTGACGGGTTTTCTCGGGGCCGGCAAGACCACGGTCGTGAACCATCTGCTCGCGCATTCAGAGGGGCGACGGATCGCCGCCGTGGTCAACGATTTCGGCGCCATCAACATCGATGCGGAGCTGATCGCGGGCGCGAGCGACGGCGTGGTCAGCCTTGCCAATGGCTGCATCTGCTGCTCGCTCGAAGGCGATCTGCTCCGCACGCTTGCGACCCTGCTGCGGCGCGATCCCAGGCCTGAGTACATCGTCATCGAGACCAGCGGCGTCGCCGATCCCGCCGACATCGTGCGCAACCTCATGGACCCGGTGATCCTGCGCGAGGCGCCGCTCGAAACCGTGCTTTGTGTGCTCGACGCGGGGACACCGCCAGCCGCCCTCGATGACGCGCTGCTGCGGTCGCAATTGCGCGTCGCCGATATCGTGGCGCTCAGCAAGCTCGATCTGGCGGACGAGGGCGCAGCCGCGCGGATGCGCGAAGCCATCCGCGCCCAGCGTGTCCCCGCCGTAGTGGTCGATGCGAACCACGGCGAGATTCCGTCTGCGCTATTGTTCCCCGCAGCCGTCGATCGCGCGCCAACCCCGCGCGAGCCGGGACCGAAACGGCCGGCCGAGGAACGTTTCGAGACGCTGAGCTGGACCTCCGACCGGCCGATCTCGCTGCCGCGCCTGCAGCAGGCCATCGGCCGGCTCGCACCAAAGCTCGCGCGCGCAAAAGGTCTGTTCGAGACCGTCGAGCAACCGGGACGCCAGATGGTGTTCCAGTTCGCCGGCGGCCGCGCCACGCTCGCGCCGGGCGAGGCGCCGCCGACAGGCGTGCCGCGAACGCGGATCGTCTTCATCGCCGAGCTCGGCGTGCTCTCGCAGGCCGAGCTCGACTGGACCATGGAAGCGTGCGTTGCCGGCGGCTGA
- a CDS encoding alpha/beta fold hydrolase, with protein sequence MIVRRLLQPDSRHSVSRRALLGGLASAGSALALGGCAGLGATGARFDASSLSVDPTLLVTTTRKPVGGGRTKPWFGPERATSMTVARARLVAPDESRLSLASVGLGDWRLDRIEPVSADAGDLAAQAGGGDVLIYVHGFKQTFETAVLDAAHLSDGIKFRGRTMAFSWPSKAGLFDYAYDRDSAMWSRDDFERVLSALVSAPSSGRVHIVAHSMGTMLTLESLRQLYARYGDTVTSRIGAVVFAAPDIDMDVFSSAIQRIGPLAGKITVIAATNDRALALSGQIAGGMTRVGAAEKAAIARLGVRVVDASQEGWGIINHDLFLSNADVQRVIRRSIDGTTA encoded by the coding sequence GTGATCGTCCGACGTCTTCTGCAACCCGACTCCCGTCATTCTGTTTCGCGCCGCGCTCTCCTCGGCGGACTTGCGTCGGCAGGGAGTGCCCTCGCGCTCGGCGGATGCGCTGGCTTAGGCGCGACCGGCGCGCGCTTCGACGCGTCGTCCCTCTCCGTTGACCCCACGTTGCTCGTCACCACCACGCGCAAGCCCGTGGGCGGCGGCCGCACCAAACCCTGGTTCGGGCCGGAGCGCGCGACGAGCATGACGGTCGCGCGGGCCAGGCTGGTGGCCCCGGACGAGAGCCGTCTTTCCCTCGCCTCGGTGGGACTCGGCGATTGGCGTCTCGATCGGATCGAACCGGTGTCGGCCGACGCCGGCGATCTCGCTGCGCAGGCCGGCGGAGGCGACGTGCTGATCTACGTGCACGGCTTCAAGCAGACATTCGAGACGGCGGTGCTGGATGCCGCCCATCTCTCCGATGGGATCAAGTTCCGCGGCCGGACCATGGCATTCTCCTGGCCCTCCAAGGCAGGACTGTTCGACTATGCCTATGACCGCGACAGCGCGATGTGGTCTCGCGACGATTTCGAGCGCGTGCTCTCTGCGCTCGTGTCGGCGCCAAGCAGCGGTCGCGTGCACATCGTTGCGCACAGCATGGGAACCATGCTGACCCTCGAAAGCCTGCGTCAGCTCTATGCGCGATACGGCGACACGGTCACGAGCAGGATCGGCGCGGTCGTGTTTGCCGCGCCCGATATCGACATGGACGTGTTCTCGTCGGCCATCCAGCGCATCGGCCCGCTGGCCGGCAAGATCACCGTGATCGCCGCGACGAACGATCGGGCACTCGCGCTGTCGGGCCAGATCGCAGGTGGAATGACCCGGGTCGGCGCCGCCGAGAAGGCCGCCATCGCGCGGCTCGGTGTGCGTGTGGTCGATGCCTCGCAGGAAGGCTGGGGCATCATCAACCACGATCTGTTTCTTTCGAATGCGGACGTGCAGCGGGTGATCCGCCGCTCGATCGACGGCACGACGGCGTAA
- a CDS encoding YbaK/EbsC family protein, whose amino-acid sequence MAIAPTLQKYLAAENIQYEVIPHELSMTSARTAQACHISGDRLAKGIVLRRDGGYMLAVLPASHHLRLSDLRTSLGDNVHMADETEINRLFSDCAHGAVPAVGKCYGLDIIVDDSIEAQPDIYMEAGDHETLLHMGHTQFARLTANAPHGRFSAHD is encoded by the coding sequence ATGGCCATTGCTCCCACGCTCCAGAAATACCTCGCCGCTGAGAACATCCAGTACGAGGTGATCCCGCACGAACTCAGCATGACGTCCGCTCGAACGGCCCAGGCATGCCATATCTCGGGCGACCGCCTCGCCAAGGGCATCGTGTTGCGGCGCGATGGCGGATACATGCTGGCGGTCCTGCCCGCATCGCACCACCTCCGCCTGTCGGACCTGAGGACAAGCCTCGGCGACAATGTCCACATGGCCGATGAAACCGAGATCAATCGGCTGTTCAGCGACTGTGCACACGGTGCAGTCCCTGCCGTCGGCAAATGCTACGGATTGGATATCATCGTCGACGACAGCATCGAGGCACAGCCGGACATCTATATGGAAGCCGGCGATCATGAGACGCTGCTTCATATGGGTCACACGCAGTTTGCGCGCCTGACGGCCAACGCACCGCACGGGCGCTTCAGCGCGCATGACTGA
- a CDS encoding TetR/AcrR family transcriptional regulator, producing MRPREFDHDDVLRIAFDQFWRKGVRGTSLSDIARDAGVQRGSLYNAFGSKEALFLQAYERYAGDYLLALQKALGTGSLRKRLTAFFDLTISNFRSGSPPRGCPTTRGLMELGAVEGEGLDEEARQAFASLVSRITALVQDTLSAGAKRGEFNGNPAAAALHIVTVTRGLAVLERAYGDEAQLRKIAAHTIDLMLDKKGG from the coding sequence TTGAGGCCGCGCGAATTCGATCACGACGACGTCCTGCGCATCGCGTTCGACCAGTTCTGGCGCAAGGGCGTTCGCGGTACCTCGCTGTCGGACATCGCGCGCGACGCCGGTGTCCAGCGCGGCAGCCTCTACAATGCGTTCGGCAGCAAGGAAGCGCTGTTCCTTCAGGCCTATGAGCGTTACGCGGGCGACTATCTGCTCGCCCTGCAAAAGGCGCTCGGGACGGGGTCCTTGCGCAAACGTCTCACCGCGTTCTTCGACCTCACCATCAGCAATTTCCGCTCCGGCTCGCCGCCGCGGGGATGTCCGACCACGCGCGGCCTGATGGAGCTCGGCGCGGTGGAAGGCGAAGGGCTGGATGAAGAGGCACGCCAGGCCTTTGCGAGTCTCGTTTCCCGCATCACCGCGCTTGTTCAGGACACGTTGTCGGCGGGTGCGAAACGAGGCGAGTTCAACGGCAATCCGGCGGCCGCAGCACTGCACATCGTCACCGTGACGCGCGGTCTCGCCGTGCTCGAGCGCGCTTACGGCGACGAAGCTCAGCTGCGCAAGATCGCTGCACACACAATCGATCTCATGCTCGACAAGAAGGGCGGCTAG
- a CDS encoding DUF1989 domain-containing protein, with product MPPNIPPAPADAASRRAAKPAIVYPAGTMPGPDMAALEAARRAMVKTHELIVPPRDARAFRVVRGQFFRIVSIEGPQVGDLNLWNADDLSERFFSGKTRALHGTHVGTGDRLWSNMPYLRPMATISHDTLGWYGFDADGAGIHDVIGTRCDPYTNLLLNGTAYDFCCHSNLSRALATELKMEPHAVEHHVHDVLNVFMCTGFTKDTHQYFMKASPVRPGDFIEFFAEIDLLGALSACPGGDCSATHSSDAAACHPLKIEIFEPDRTALKGWTWPSPSAYHGHHGAHAGS from the coding sequence ATGCCTCCAAATATCCCGCCAGCCCCCGCTGATGCCGCCTCGCGCCGCGCTGCCAAGCCGGCCATCGTCTATCCGGCCGGGACGATGCCCGGGCCGGATATGGCCGCGCTCGAAGCAGCCCGCCGTGCGATGGTCAAGACGCACGAGCTCATCGTGCCGCCACGCGATGCCCGTGCCTTTCGCGTGGTGCGCGGCCAGTTCTTCCGCATCGTCAGTATCGAAGGCCCTCAGGTCGGCGACCTCAATCTCTGGAACGCGGACGATCTCTCCGAGCGCTTCTTCAGCGGCAAGACCCGGGCGCTCCATGGCACGCATGTCGGCACCGGTGACCGGCTCTGGAGCAATATGCCCTATCTTCGGCCGATGGCGACCATCAGTCACGATACGCTCGGCTGGTACGGCTTCGACGCGGACGGCGCCGGCATTCACGATGTGATCGGCACGCGCTGCGACCCTTATACAAATCTCCTGTTGAACGGCACGGCTTACGATTTTTGCTGTCACTCCAACCTGTCGCGTGCGCTGGCGACCGAACTGAAGATGGAGCCGCATGCAGTGGAGCATCATGTCCACGACGTGCTCAACGTCTTCATGTGCACCGGCTTCACCAAGGACACGCACCAGTATTTCATGAAGGCAAGCCCGGTCCGCCCCGGCGACTTCATCGAGTTTTTCGCGGAGATCGATCTGCTCGGAGCATTGTCGGCTTGTCCCGGTGGAGACTGCAGCGCAACCCATTCCAGCGATGCCGCGGCGTGCCATCCGCTCAAGATCGAAATCTTCGAGCCGGATCGAACGGCATTGAAGGGGTGGACCTGGCCCTCGCCGAGTGCTTATCACGGTCACCACGGGGCGCATGCGGGAAGCTGA
- a CDS encoding CBS domain-containing protein, whose protein sequence is MKVKDVMHKGVDWVSPDTPITELAKLMRAHDIGCIPIGEDDKLVGMVTDRDIVCKGLASHGFDAGRAKARDVMTEGIHCCREDDDLAKAMHHMEKLQVRRLPVINKSKRMVGIISLGDVGHSTSGDMLTETVRSVSAHH, encoded by the coding sequence ATGAAGGTCAAAGACGTGATGCACAAGGGTGTCGACTGGGTCAGCCCCGACACCCCAATCACCGAGCTTGCCAAGCTGATGCGGGCGCATGACATCGGCTGCATTCCGATTGGCGAGGATGACAAGCTGGTCGGAATGGTGACCGACCGCGACATCGTCTGCAAAGGACTCGCGAGCCACGGCTTCGATGCCGGCCGCGCGAAAGCGCGCGACGTGATGACCGAGGGCATCCATTGCTGCCGCGAGGACGATGACCTCGCCAAGGCGATGCATCACATGGAGAAGCTGCAGGTCCGCAGGCTCCCGGTGATCAACAAGAGCAAGCGGATGGTCGGCATCATCAGCCTGGGTGACGTCGGTCATTCCACGTCGGGTGATATGCTGACCGAGACCGTCAGGAGCGTTTCGGCGCATCACTGA
- a CDS encoding 3'-5' exonuclease, producing MVVYDDIQAIYKGRERPVWSQLGIEAKGRTSVLKVNYRNTAQIVAFAKRFAADVIGAPGITADDERAILLPEDAGRQGVEPAVRRCVSIDAEAHCVAEWFLDRKKAGYEWSQMACLYTEHWIGGRVGQILARHDVPIDMAKDNRNRVSVKRVAVRFLSMHTAKGLEFPCVAIAGLGLLGRHGETVEECVRVTYVGITRATHEALLTYSSESELVQRLIA from the coding sequence ATGGTCGTCTACGACGACATCCAAGCCATCTACAAAGGGCGCGAACGCCCGGTATGGAGCCAACTCGGAATTGAGGCCAAGGGCAGAACGAGCGTATTGAAAGTCAACTACCGCAACACTGCGCAAATCGTCGCCTTCGCGAAACGCTTCGCTGCAGACGTCATTGGCGCTCCGGGCATCACGGCCGACGATGAGCGCGCCATCCTGCTGCCCGAAGATGCGGGCCGGCAGGGAGTGGAGCCCGCCGTACGGCGGTGCGTGAGCATCGACGCAGAGGCTCACTGCGTCGCCGAGTGGTTTCTCGATAGGAAAAAGGCCGGGTACGAGTGGTCGCAGATGGCGTGTCTCTACACCGAGCACTGGATCGGCGGGCGGGTCGGGCAGATACTCGCCAGGCATGATGTGCCGATCGATATGGCCAAGGACAACCGCAACAGAGTTTCGGTCAAGCGGGTGGCCGTGCGGTTCTTGAGCATGCACACCGCGAAGGGGCTGGAGTTTCCCTGCGTCGCCATTGCCGGCTTGGGCTTGCTCGGCCGCCACGGCGAGACCGTCGAGGAGTGTGTCCGGGTGACCTATGTTGGGATTACTCGAGCGACTCACGAGGCGCTCCTGACGTATTCGAGTGAGTCGGAATTGGTGCAGCGTTTGATCGCGTAG
- a CDS encoding amidohydrolase family protein, with protein MSGLVISGGRVVDPASGMDAIGDVAVVDGKIAAVGTGLGGAERVIDATGLVVAPGFIDLHAHGQSIPADRMQAFDGVTTTLDLEAGVLPVGSWYERQARKGRVLNYGAATNWAFARIGAMTGSNAESSLEAFGNAMRDRRWMDNVATDAEVAGILERLNRGLNEGGIGIGILNAYAPGAGVQELTAVCQLAAKQDVPTFTHVAFMSRIDPESAVEAYIRLIGYAGATGAHMHICHFNSSSKTDIERCRVLVEKAQAQGLPITVEAYPYGTGSTVLAAAFFSDPQFVERNGTGYDSVQRVTDGYRFHDREELLKAQAEEPSSLVLWHILDTEHNAHHRDLLDMSVLYPGGAIASDAMPWTTSDGKTYTGDAWPLPDDATSHPRSAGCFTKFIREWVRERKAVSLLEGVRKCALIPAEILSQSTPAMRAKGRLAKDADADIVVFDYEKLSDRATFTAMNRPSEGVRHLIVSGQPLISDGILDVNARPGKPVRRPVVEG; from the coding sequence ATGAGCGGTTTGGTGATCTCTGGCGGCCGGGTGGTGGATCCCGCGAGTGGGATGGATGCCATCGGCGATGTGGCGGTGGTGGACGGCAAGATCGCCGCTGTCGGCACGGGGCTTGGCGGCGCCGAACGGGTGATCGACGCCACTGGCCTGGTGGTCGCGCCCGGCTTCATCGATCTCCATGCCCATGGCCAGTCGATCCCGGCCGACCGCATGCAGGCTTTTGACGGCGTCACGACGACGCTTGATCTCGAAGCCGGCGTGCTGCCGGTCGGGTCCTGGTATGAGCGCCAGGCGCGGAAGGGCCGCGTGCTGAACTATGGCGCCGCCACCAACTGGGCCTTTGCCCGCATCGGCGCCATGACGGGCTCCAATGCGGAGAGCTCGCTGGAGGCGTTCGGCAACGCCATGCGCGATCGCCGCTGGATGGACAACGTCGCAACCGATGCGGAAGTCGCCGGCATTCTCGAACGCCTCAACCGCGGCCTGAACGAGGGCGGCATCGGGATCGGCATCCTCAATGCCTATGCGCCGGGCGCCGGCGTGCAGGAGCTGACCGCGGTGTGCCAGCTCGCCGCGAAGCAGGACGTGCCGACCTTTACCCACGTCGCTTTCATGTCGCGCATCGACCCCGAGAGCGCGGTGGAAGCCTATATCCGCCTGATCGGCTATGCCGGCGCCACCGGCGCGCACATGCACATCTGCCATTTCAACTCGTCGAGCAAGACCGACATCGAGCGCTGCCGCGTGCTGGTCGAGAAGGCGCAGGCGCAGGGCCTGCCGATCACGGTCGAAGCCTATCCTTACGGCACCGGCTCGACCGTGCTCGCCGCCGCCTTCTTCAGCGATCCCCAATTCGTCGAGCGCAACGGCACCGGGTACGATTCCGTGCAGCGCGTGACCGACGGCTACCGCTTCCACGATCGCGAGGAGCTGCTCAAGGCTCAGGCCGAAGAGCCGTCATCGCTGGTGCTCTGGCACATCCTCGATACCGAGCACAATGCGCATCACCGCGACCTGCTCGACATGTCGGTGCTCTATCCCGGCGGCGCCATTGCCTCCGATGCGATGCCGTGGACGACCTCGGACGGCAAGACCTACACTGGCGACGCCTGGCCGCTGCCTGATGACGCCACCTCGCATCCGCGCTCGGCCGGCTGCTTCACCAAGTTCATTCGTGAATGGGTGCGCGAGCGCAAAGCGGTGTCGCTGCTGGAAGGCGTGCGCAAATGCGCGCTGATCCCGGCGGAGATCCTGTCGCAGAGCACGCCTGCGATGCGCGCCAAGGGCCGGCTTGCCAAGGATGCCGATGCCGACATCGTCGTGTTCGATTACGAGAAGCTGTCGGACCGCGCGACCTTCACGGCGATGAACCGCCCGTCGGAAGGCGTGCGGCACCTGATCGTCAGCGGTCAGCCGCTGATCAGCGACGGCATTCTGGACGTGAACGCGCGGCCGGGGAAGCCGGTGCGCCGCCCCGTCGTCGAGGGCTAA
- a CDS encoding tautomerase family protein, with protein sequence MPLLHISMRAGKPEAYRRAILDGLYRAMREALNVPDGDEFMTISELSPANFRCGNAYGVNRSEDAVLIQITVFASRTPEQKKALYRRIAELLGESPGIRPEDVFVNVLDAPKENWSVGHGIAQFA encoded by the coding sequence ATGCCTCTCCTCCACATCTCGATGCGCGCCGGAAAGCCGGAGGCCTATCGCCGGGCGATCCTCGACGGTCTCTACCGCGCGATGCGCGAGGCGCTGAACGTGCCTGATGGCGACGAGTTCATGACCATCAGCGAGCTTTCGCCCGCGAACTTCCGCTGCGGCAATGCCTACGGCGTCAACCGCAGCGAGGACGCCGTGCTGATCCAGATCACCGTGTTCGCCTCGCGCACCCCCGAGCAGAAGAAGGCGCTGTACCGGCGGATCGCCGAGCTGCTCGGCGAGAGCCCGGGCATCCGGCCCGAGGACGTGTTCGTGAACGTGCTCGACGCGCCCAAGGAGAACTGGTCGGTGGGGCACGGCATCGCGCAATTCGCGTGA